A region of Paraburkholderia largidicola DNA encodes the following proteins:
- a CDS encoding HNH endonuclease, which produces MTELVSHLAQAIGQLRGLKPHFPCCSEELAAQYAAISALRAVWGSLPNSRLKDSEREDFIRMMIGQSPSEEHLRLASSTARQRRLTAAEKVKLEEKQGGRCAICGVLLNALAEPHVDHITPVSLGGVDGLSNNQLLCSKCNLGKSSSLHWLMLCPFFDERPGNEPSAALRYAVLQRHGGLCGAPNCEASASDGELHVAPRVPVSNGGRVIFDNLTVYCTEHLREYQDAQYRSARERMAGRIAEGPRFRFQN; this is translated from the coding sequence ATGACGGAACTTGTTTCACATCTCGCACAAGCTATCGGGCAATTGCGGGGTTTGAAGCCCCACTTTCCGTGCTGCTCGGAAGAGTTGGCGGCCCAATATGCTGCCATAAGCGCACTGAGAGCAGTTTGGGGTTCACTCCCCAACTCTCGATTAAAGGATTCGGAAAGAGAGGACTTCATCAGGATGATGATCGGGCAATCGCCCAGCGAAGAACATCTCCGACTTGCAAGTTCGACGGCGCGTCAACGTAGATTGACTGCAGCGGAGAAGGTCAAACTCGAGGAAAAACAGGGAGGGCGATGTGCGATATGTGGAGTGCTTCTAAATGCGCTTGCTGAGCCACACGTCGACCATATTACTCCGGTGTCATTGGGCGGAGTTGATGGATTATCGAACAATCAACTGCTCTGCAGTAAATGCAATCTGGGTAAGTCGAGCTCTTTACATTGGTTGATGCTGTGTCCATTTTTTGATGAACGCCCAGGCAATGAGCCGAGTGCCGCCCTGAGGTACGCGGTCCTACAGCGCCACGGTGGGCTATGTGGCGCCCCAAATTGTGAGGCGAGTGCCTCCGATGGTGAATTACATGTGGCTCCTCGAGTGCCAGTGTCGAATGGAGGGCGCGTTATCTTCGACAACTTAACGGTTTATTGCACTGAGCACCTGCGGGAATATCAAGATGCTCAGTATCGAAGTGCACGAGAACGAATGGCCGGTCGAATTGCAGAGGGCCCCAGATTTCGATTTCAGAATTGA
- a CDS encoding 6-pyruvoyl trahydropterin synthase family protein, whose product MNYELSQKFYFEAAHTLHREIDAEGSRRVHGHTYHAQIFVRGRPDPTTRMVVDLGLLRREIERVRDQLDHRFLDEVPGLGAATLEGLCAYIYRNLSCALPNISRVRVERPASGDCCDLDLAMAMAMHAREEARI is encoded by the coding sequence ATGAACTACGAACTCAGCCAGAAGTTCTATTTCGAGGCGGCGCACACGCTGCACCGGGAGATCGACGCCGAGGGCAGTCGTCGCGTTCACGGGCACACGTATCACGCACAGATTTTCGTGCGTGGCCGGCCGGACCCTACCACACGCATGGTGGTCGACCTCGGTCTGCTACGCAGAGAGATCGAACGTGTTCGCGACCAACTCGACCACCGTTTTCTCGATGAAGTACCCGGCCTCGGCGCGGCAACCCTAGAAGGCTTATGCGCTTACATCTACCGCAACCTTTCGTGCGCGCTGCCGAACATCTCTAGGGTTCGGGTGGAGCGACCTGCAAGCGGAGACTGCTGCGATCTTGACTTGGCGATGGCGATGGCGATGCACGCTCGGGAAGAAGCGCGCATCTGA
- the dbpB gene encoding DGQHR domain-containing protein DpdB, producing the protein MARNEIVVRALRTIQGENLDVYAFFIQGSDIVRVADISRVERDGDDVLKGFQRPEIRTHVKGIVDYLNQDNVLFPNAIILAMSPAVHFAASRGTKPTGDHGVAQSGTLTIPVYDEGQRVAWIVDGQQRSLALAQAEQKRIPVPVVGFVSDSLEVQREQFILVNKARPLPTRLINELLPETRSILLPRELSARKVPSEICSLLNRDPESPFHKLIKRISEKSSNVSVITDTAIITMIRNSMNNPLGALAPYKGLGREGVDVGGMYKILITYWSSVRDVFPDAWGVDPKRSRLMHSAGIEAMGVLMDRIYARLAGQSEDYKTVRKELEKVAPACRWTNGTWEALGVSWNEIQSVPRDIRRLQDTLVQIYTSSMKQ; encoded by the coding sequence ATGGCTAGAAACGAGATCGTGGTGCGAGCACTGCGCACGATTCAGGGCGAAAATCTAGATGTGTACGCCTTTTTTATTCAAGGCTCCGACATCGTGCGCGTCGCAGACATCTCGCGAGTAGAGCGGGACGGTGACGACGTACTGAAAGGGTTTCAGCGGCCGGAAATTCGCACACACGTAAAAGGCATCGTCGACTATCTGAATCAGGACAACGTGTTGTTTCCCAACGCGATCATCTTGGCGATGTCGCCAGCGGTTCACTTCGCGGCATCGCGCGGCACCAAACCTACCGGCGATCATGGCGTGGCGCAATCCGGAACGTTGACAATTCCTGTTTACGACGAGGGGCAACGGGTCGCTTGGATCGTTGATGGACAGCAACGTTCACTCGCGCTGGCGCAAGCGGAGCAAAAGCGCATTCCGGTTCCCGTTGTCGGATTCGTGTCAGACAGCCTGGAAGTTCAGCGCGAACAATTCATCCTCGTTAACAAGGCGCGTCCCTTGCCGACGCGTTTGATCAACGAACTGCTACCTGAAACACGTAGCATTCTTTTGCCGCGAGAACTGAGCGCGCGGAAGGTACCATCGGAGATCTGCAGTCTGCTTAATCGTGATCCGGAGTCGCCGTTTCACAAGCTTATCAAGCGCATCTCGGAGAAAAGTAGCAATGTCAGCGTGATTACGGATACCGCGATCATTACCATGATACGCAATAGCATGAACAATCCGCTTGGTGCGTTGGCACCCTACAAGGGGTTGGGACGCGAAGGCGTAGATGTCGGCGGAATGTATAAGATCCTCATCACATACTGGTCATCTGTACGCGATGTCTTTCCTGATGCTTGGGGAGTTGACCCGAAACGCAGCAGGCTTATGCACTCAGCGGGTATCGAAGCCATGGGCGTATTGATGGATAGAATCTACGCCCGCTTGGCTGGACAGAGCGAAGACTATAAGACAGTCCGCAAAGAACTTGAGAAAGTCGCGCCCGCTTGCCGCTGGACCAATGGAACTTGGGAGGCGCTCGGCGTGTCGTGGAATGAGATCCAGAGCGTCCCGCGCGATATTAGAAGACTCCAAGACACACTGGTGCAGATTTATACCAGTTCGATGAAACAATGA
- a CDS encoding DGQHR domain-containing protein, protein MAALQLQESIKARFSQSEIALAAVIGADMNLSLKEKVVQLFLQLDDPLISAKEVQLLLQVNADEPEISVALGECCSEDILEKSTSTQRALDKDGIALFRNKNIPLQRLKILGTASRLSDNSVRLNFTIDGRLIRAFAAVDRLDAVAGTGQQRDEIVKHVKDISAGMKSGVQVPNSVILAFNDEIFAWANEVGESSPESWVICRTLGEWSTTTFPGNPSRIVQEVVPIELDIPYRSAAFDEEKCALLVDGQQRTAALSLVDVDETPSFQLSVNASASSPEQAKETFRVANNTVKISTDFSRALLGTLPDAPGYVKQERQIAQAVKTLAIEDKHSPFYQLVKHPGVEGRGFPIAYNTLFSVVSAFENSSLDFEGSASNLARCVSDAFTIVKDVWPTAWGKSPKDSRLMHGAGLRAIAGVVVDLLKVQAALHEHDLSRPEIWPEMKNSLLRLATRVLWTAEALNGTATQKQNYIKEIQTRQNTNQDIQGLTNFLVRESVVLEKKPKEKIA, encoded by the coding sequence ATGGCGGCACTACAACTTCAAGAATCGATAAAAGCTAGATTCTCGCAATCCGAAATCGCCTTGGCTGCTGTCATCGGCGCCGATATGAACCTTTCCCTAAAAGAGAAAGTGGTTCAACTTTTTCTGCAATTGGATGATCCTCTAATTTCCGCAAAAGAGGTTCAGCTTTTGCTTCAAGTGAACGCGGATGAGCCCGAAATTTCTGTTGCGCTCGGCGAATGTTGCTCTGAAGATATTTTGGAGAAATCTACTTCGACTCAAAGAGCGCTTGACAAAGATGGCATAGCCCTTTTTCGCAATAAAAATATTCCCCTACAGCGTTTAAAAATTCTGGGTACTGCTTCCCGTCTATCGGACAATTCGGTCAGGCTTAATTTTACCATCGATGGCAGGTTAATTAGAGCGTTCGCTGCTGTGGACCGATTGGATGCTGTGGCAGGTACAGGGCAGCAACGGGATGAAATCGTCAAGCACGTGAAGGATATAAGTGCAGGGATGAAGTCGGGAGTGCAGGTACCTAATTCAGTGATACTTGCATTCAACGATGAGATATTCGCCTGGGCTAATGAAGTCGGAGAGTCGTCACCGGAGTCGTGGGTAATATGCAGAACCCTCGGAGAATGGTCGACCACTACATTCCCTGGTAATCCAAGTCGAATTGTGCAAGAAGTCGTTCCTATTGAACTCGATATCCCGTACAGAAGCGCAGCATTTGACGAAGAAAAGTGTGCCCTGCTTGTGGACGGGCAACAGCGCACAGCCGCACTGTCCTTGGTTGATGTGGATGAAACGCCCTCATTTCAGCTGAGCGTCAATGCGAGCGCTTCGTCTCCGGAGCAGGCAAAGGAGACATTCCGCGTTGCAAACAACACCGTTAAGATTTCCACCGATTTTTCGCGTGCTCTCTTGGGTACCTTGCCAGACGCGCCGGGTTATGTGAAGCAGGAGCGGCAAATTGCGCAAGCGGTAAAGACACTAGCCATTGAGGATAAGCATTCTCCTTTCTACCAATTGGTGAAACATCCAGGCGTAGAAGGACGCGGATTCCCGATTGCCTACAATACCCTATTTTCAGTTGTCTCTGCTTTCGAAAATTCCAGTCTCGACTTTGAAGGCAGTGCGTCGAATCTTGCACGCTGCGTGTCTGATGCCTTTACGATAGTGAAAGACGTATGGCCTACGGCTTGGGGAAAGTCGCCTAAGGATTCGCGCCTCATGCACGGAGCAGGGTTGCGAGCGATCGCCGGTGTCGTGGTCGACCTTCTAAAAGTGCAGGCAGCGCTGCATGAGCATGACTTGAGCCGACCGGAAATCTGGCCGGAGATGAAAAATAGCCTGTTGCGACTGGCCACTAGAGTTCTTTGGACCGCCGAAGCGCTCAATGGGACGGCTACTCAAAAGCAAAACTACATTAAGGAAATTCAAACCCGTCAGAACACCAACCAAGATATCCAGGGTTTAACCAACTTTCTTGTTAGAGAGTCCGTCGTCCTCGAGAAGAAGCCGAAAGAAAAGATCGCATGA
- the dbpB gene encoding DGQHR domain-containing protein DpdB: MSVHRFKAIRASQAAEHDVFTFAATPEQILAFSEIERVGREESGELRGFQRHQIASHIKEIRDYLRREDALLPNALIVAFIGGVKVKDRSDGVVDIEIKATDSKPGFVVDGQQRLSALAGITKPGFQVFVSALICKDYNELRQQFVLINNTRPLPKTLIYELLPNVEGLPERFTARKFAARIVDRLNFSRNSALRGEIRQHTNPKGVLSDTAMQKVVMNSASDGAIREFIKDGDFENRAYDFVNAFFGAVTEVFGSEWIGMSPKTSRLRHGAGLVAMGFVMEFLYSSEGATTQTEFEHGLELLKEYTAWTSGQWRLAPNDERPWNGIQNTPSDIDLLTNYLVRSMKRALRQHRLVANS; the protein is encoded by the coding sequence GTGAGCGTCCATCGATTCAAGGCCATTCGCGCGTCGCAAGCCGCGGAACATGATGTATTCACTTTTGCAGCCACGCCCGAGCAGATATTGGCGTTCTCGGAAATCGAGCGCGTCGGACGTGAGGAGAGTGGAGAATTGCGCGGCTTCCAGAGACACCAAATAGCCTCGCACATTAAGGAGATCCGCGATTATCTGCGACGCGAAGATGCACTTCTGCCAAACGCGCTGATTGTCGCGTTCATCGGTGGCGTCAAGGTCAAGGACAGGAGCGATGGCGTGGTGGACATCGAGATTAAAGCGACCGACAGCAAACCGGGCTTCGTGGTGGACGGCCAGCAGCGCCTGAGCGCGCTAGCGGGCATCACGAAGCCGGGGTTTCAGGTCTTCGTGTCTGCGCTCATCTGCAAGGACTACAATGAACTGCGTCAGCAGTTCGTGTTGATCAACAATACGCGGCCTTTACCCAAGACGCTGATCTACGAACTGCTACCAAACGTGGAAGGTCTACCTGAACGATTCACCGCTCGCAAATTTGCTGCACGCATCGTCGACCGACTGAATTTTTCGCGTAACTCGGCGCTTCGTGGAGAGATACGTCAGCACACCAATCCCAAGGGGGTGCTGAGCGATACGGCCATGCAGAAAGTCGTTATGAACTCGGCGTCGGACGGCGCCATTCGCGAGTTCATCAAAGATGGCGACTTCGAGAACCGCGCGTACGATTTCGTGAATGCGTTCTTTGGGGCAGTTACCGAGGTATTCGGCAGCGAATGGATTGGCATGAGTCCGAAGACATCGCGTTTGCGACACGGAGCCGGGCTAGTGGCGATGGGCTTCGTGATGGAGTTTCTTTACTCCAGTGAAGGAGCAACCACGCAGACAGAGTTCGAACATGGTCTTGAGCTGCTAAAGGAATACACAGCGTGGACTAGCGGCCAGTGGCGCCTCGCGCCAAACGATGAACGTCCCTGGAACGGCATTCAGAACACTCCAAGCGATATTGACTTGCTTACCAACTATCTCGTCCGGTCGATGAAGCGAGCGCTTCGTCAACACCGTCTGGTTGCGAACTCTTAG
- the dpdA gene encoding tRNA-guanine transglycosylase DpdA: MKFLYSDTQDYVDPEYDFINDRNAPGRRRYWDDMYAHELMTPAPYDGLLVSMSAVRQAAGVPKSKVRYSTAEEQRMLRDGVRKFLRYGGAPFKDAMVMGDCGAFAYADNQTPAYPPNEVVEFYLDAGFTHGVSPDHIIFDCLTDNPPASDIDGSIVERYEITLANAQEFIKLTASEGHAFEPLGAVQGWSPRSMAAAAVELEKMGYRYLGIGGLVPLKVDVIKQVLHALRSAIKPETKIHLLGFAKADTIHEFTNFGITSFDSTSPLIRAFKDAKANYYIDSPKGGLDYYAAIRIPQAIENARLMQGIKRGVLSSEDLQRREEKALTTLRRFDRGGVKVKEALDAVMDYQQFLTLADSVSPEAHYKDLMKMRALIQRTLEDAPWKRCNCSICNKAGVEVIIFRSSNRNKRRGFHNLGVYHKHVQRTLEKHR; this comes from the coding sequence ATGAAATTCCTTTACTCCGACACTCAGGATTACGTCGATCCCGAGTACGACTTTATTAACGACCGCAACGCGCCCGGCCGTCGCCGCTACTGGGACGACATGTACGCGCACGAGTTGATGACTCCAGCCCCTTACGATGGCCTTCTTGTATCGATGAGCGCGGTTCGCCAAGCGGCTGGCGTTCCAAAATCCAAGGTTCGTTATTCGACTGCTGAGGAGCAACGCATGTTGCGCGATGGCGTGCGTAAGTTCCTTCGCTATGGTGGGGCGCCATTCAAGGATGCAATGGTGATGGGCGACTGTGGCGCGTTTGCGTACGCTGACAACCAGACTCCTGCGTACCCTCCAAATGAAGTAGTCGAGTTCTATCTCGACGCAGGCTTTACACATGGGGTTTCCCCCGACCACATCATCTTTGATTGCCTGACCGATAATCCGCCCGCCAGCGACATTGACGGGAGCATCGTCGAGCGGTATGAAATCACGCTTGCCAACGCGCAGGAGTTCATCAAACTCACAGCGTCGGAAGGGCATGCGTTCGAACCGCTTGGTGCTGTTCAAGGGTGGTCGCCCCGAAGCATGGCTGCGGCGGCGGTGGAGTTGGAGAAGATGGGATACCGCTACCTCGGCATCGGAGGTCTCGTTCCGCTTAAGGTCGATGTTATCAAACAGGTGCTGCATGCCTTACGAAGCGCGATCAAGCCAGAAACGAAGATTCATCTTCTCGGGTTCGCCAAGGCAGACACAATTCACGAGTTTACAAACTTCGGGATCACCAGTTTCGATTCGACTTCGCCTCTCATTCGTGCGTTCAAGGACGCAAAAGCTAATTACTACATCGACTCGCCGAAAGGCGGCTTGGATTACTACGCCGCCATTCGCATTCCGCAGGCCATTGAAAACGCTCGACTGATGCAAGGCATCAAGCGTGGCGTTCTCAGTTCAGAGGACTTGCAGCGTCGAGAGGAAAAGGCGCTCACCACGCTGCGTCGGTTTGACAGAGGTGGAGTTAAGGTGAAGGAAGCGCTCGACGCGGTGATGGACTATCAACAATTCCTCACACTCGCGGACAGTGTCTCACCCGAGGCTCACTACAAAGATCTGATGAAGATGCGAGCGTTGATTCAACGCACGCTGGAAGACGCGCCTTGGAAGCGTTGCAACTGTTCCATTTGCAACAAGGCTGGCGTCGAGGTCATTATTTTCCGTTCGAGCAATCGAAACAAGCGCCGTGGGTTTCACAATCTGGGCGTTTATCACAAGCACGTACAACGTACCCTGGAGAAGCACCGGTGA
- the queC gene encoding 7-cyano-7-deazaguanine synthase QueC, translating into MKTRAIVLFSGGQDSTTCLAWALERYEYVETVGFDYGQRHAVELECRVNVLRRLREDFPAWGAKLGDDHMLDLSILGQISDTALTQGKAIEMQASGLPNTFVPGRNLLFFTLAGALAYRRGVQLLVGGMCETDYSGYPDCRDSTLKALQVAIALGMDQPLVIETPLMWIDKADTWRMADTLGGAAFVDLIRTETHTCYVGDRNEQHDWGYGCGECPACELRQKGFESFREVAV; encoded by the coding sequence ATGAAAACGCGCGCCATCGTTCTCTTCTCAGGTGGGCAAGACTCCACAACGTGCCTGGCATGGGCGCTCGAGCGATATGAGTACGTTGAGACGGTGGGGTTTGACTACGGGCAACGGCACGCCGTCGAACTGGAGTGCCGCGTGAACGTGCTGCGCAGGCTCCGTGAGGACTTTCCCGCTTGGGGTGCGAAACTTGGCGATGATCACATGCTTGATCTCTCGATCCTCGGCCAGATCAGTGATACCGCGCTGACTCAGGGCAAGGCGATCGAAATGCAAGCGAGCGGTCTGCCGAACACGTTCGTACCGGGACGCAATCTGCTGTTTTTCACGCTGGCAGGCGCTCTCGCTTATCGCCGTGGTGTGCAGTTGCTGGTAGGCGGCATGTGCGAGACAGACTACTCAGGCTACCCGGATTGCCGTGACAGCACGCTGAAAGCCTTGCAGGTCGCAATCGCGTTGGGAATGGATCAGCCGCTGGTGATTGAAACGCCGCTTATGTGGATCGATAAGGCCGATACCTGGCGCATGGCGGATACCCTCGGAGGCGCTGCGTTCGTAGACCTGATCCGCACCGAAACGCACACGTGCTACGTCGGAGATCGAAACGAGCAGCATGATTGGGGCTATGGTTGCGGCGAATGTCCGGCGTGCGAACTGCGGCAGAAAGGCTTCGAGTCGTTTCGGGAAGTAGCTGTATGA